The DNA segment CGAAATCACTTTTAGCGCTGCTCCCGACGTCAAAGCCATAAAAGAAGTTTTGGAAAAACCGGATAAAGGTTTTGATATTGGCAATCCGACTGTGACTCCCACCGGCTCCAACAGTGTTTTTATAAAAACAAAAACTCTTGACGAAGAAACTCATCAAAAAATGCTCGCGGCGCTTAGCGGGAAATTCAAAGACGCCAAAGAGATCAGGTTTGATTCGATCGGCGCGGTTATCGGGCAGGAAATGAAGCAAAAATCAATTTGGGCGATAATTATGGTGGCCGTCGGCATTTCTCTTTATGTGGCTTGGGCTTTTCGAAAAGTGACGCGTCCGATCTCATCCTGGAAATATGGAGTTGTTTCGGTAGTAACTATGTTTCATGATATCATTGTTCCAGTTGGTTTGTTTGCTTATTTGGGGCATTACGCAGACGTGCAAGTTGATCTGACTTTTATTGTCGCGGTTTTGACGATCTTGGGTTATTCGATCAACGACACGATCGTGGTCTTCGACCGAACTCGTGAAAATTTATTAAGATATAATATCAAGGAGTTCGAGGAAACCGTCAACCGGAGCCTGAATCAAACTTTGATTAGGTCTATCAATACCAGCTTGACGGTCATTATCATATTAGTTTCTCTTTATTTCTTTGGCGGCGAGACGCTTAAATATTTCGCTTTAGCTTTATTGGTTGGAGTTGTGGTGGGAACATATTCATCGATTTTTATCGCGAGTCCGCTTTTGGTGGAATGGCACAAAAGAAGCGCTAAATAAAGCGCCTAAATAACAAAAAGAAAAAAGAACTCGTCTAAGCCTGCGTCAGAGCAGGCACAGGCCTGCCTTGTAACATCGGCGGGCTTTTTAATTTGTTTTGCGTTAGGGTGGAGCTTATCTTCCGTAGTTTGACAGTTTCTTTAAAATATGTTATGCTTATTTTAACAGTAAAAAGCTTAAAAGCCGATATTTTTAGAAGAAATTAGACAATATGGAGCCACGAAAACCACAAGAATTAAACAGTCAAAACAAAACAGTATCTTCCCTTTTGCCGAGCGAGTTTGCGGAGAGGGCTTTTTTGGCTTTACTTAGCCGTTCGAAGGAGGTTGTACTGAAAAGGTTCAGTTTAAACGGCGAAAAAGAATCCACTCTGGATAAGATCGGGCAGCAATTCAAGATCACTCGCGAGCGAGTGCGCCAGATAGAAAAAGGCGCAATGGCAAAAATTAACAGCGCCTCTGCCAAAGAAGTTTCAGAATTTAACTCGCTTTTTCAGAATATTATCGGCAAATACGGCGGAGTAATGGAGCGCAATTTTTTCCTGGACAGGACGATAGCTTTTATGGAAGAAGAGCGCGGCGCGAAAGTGAAGGATGCCGAGGAAGAAAAACGAGGACTTATTTTGATCGTTGCTTTGATCAATGAAATAAAACACGATCTGGCGGACAAAAAACACAAAGATATTTTTTATTTGAACAAAGAGAGCCTGGAGGCGGCTTCTTTGGCGGTCGGCGAGGCAATAAAAATTTTCACGCAGGAGAAAAAAGCGATGGGGTTATC comes from the bacterium genome and includes:
- the secF gene encoding protein translocase subunit SecF gives rise to the protein MLNIIGYRKFFFAFSGIMIILSIAALAKWNLNYSIDFTGGAVSEITFSAAPDVKAIKEVLEKPDKGFDIGNPTVTPTGSNSVFIKTKTLDEETHQKMLAALSGKFKDAKEIRFDSIGAVIGQEMKQKSIWAIIMVAVGISLYVAWAFRKVTRPISSWKYGVVSVVTMFHDIIVPVGLFAYLGHYADVQVDLTFIVAVLTILGYSINDTIVVFDRTRENLLRYNIKEFEETVNRSLNQTLIRSINTSLTVIIILVSLYFFGGETLKYFALALLVGVVVGTYSSIFIASPLLVEWHKRSAK
- a CDS encoding sigma factor-like helix-turn-helix DNA-binding protein, with protein sequence MEPRKPQELNSQNKTVSSLLPSEFAERAFLALLSRSKEVVLKRFSLNGEKESTLDKIGQQFKITRERVRQIEKGAMAKINSASAKEVSEFNSLFQNIIGKYGGVMERNFFLDRTIAFMEEERGAKVKDAEEEKRGLILIVALINEIKHDLADKKHKDIFYLNKESLEAASLAVGEAIKIFTQEKKAMGLSDIFNLVKGRPALKEKNINLIEDAFLSYFMLSAEIESNARGQWGLKTWPFIFPRSVRDKAYLILFYKKEPFHFKTIAGLINETWTKKKKPALAETVHNELIKDKRFVLVGRGIYALAEWGYEKGTVQDIIKRVLVKKGQPMKKEEIIKEVSAQRLVKPSTIILNLKNKDIFVAIAEGTYTLK